The genomic stretch GGAGGTGCTGTCCGGCACCTACGTGTGGATCACCGAAGATCCGTTTGAGCGGACCTGTCAGGTCCAGACGTACCTGCCGACCATGAAGAAGCCGATTCAGGTGTTGGAGCGGCTGGTCTTCGACTGCCTGCCGCTGACGGACGTCGGCTACATCGACCTCATGGCCTGGGCTCACCCGGCGCTCGAGCCGATCGACCCCGATGGTGAGCGGGGTCTGGTTCCGATACGACCGCGGCGTACGGAACTCAAGCGCTACGAAGGACCGGCCACAGTGCCGGGGCTTCATATCACGGAGTCCGTCACCGTGGGCGACGGAATCGTGGTCTCCCGCCTCGTTCATCGGGGAGCGCGCCAGATCCGCCGATGGGAGGTCGTGGAGTTCGGCGACGCCGCGGAAGACCGCCTGCCGAAGCGCATCAAAGTCTCCCGGCCTGACAGCGGTCACCAGTCGGGTTTCGTCCGCTCCACGGAGGCCGTGCCGATCCCGCCCACGGCTTTCGACGGCTCCCCAGAACAACTGCGGGAAGTCATGGAGAGGCGACTGGGAACAAGGCGGGGCTGACCATGCGATTCCGGACTGCCCCGTTCCTGGTGGCACGTGCCTTCCGCATCGTGCTCTGGACGGTTCTCGCGATGGCTCGGGTCGTGCTCGTCCTCGCGCTGCCGTCGCGGCGGACGCGGGCCGAGCGCGTCGCGTCCGAGGTCGTGCGGCTGGCCGAGAAATTGCAAGGCGCCTTCATCAAGGTAGGGCAACTCCTCGGCACGCGGGCCGATCTGGTGGGGACGACGATGGCACGAGCGCTGGGTGCCTTGCAGGACGACGTCACGCCCATGCGCGCGGTTCACGCGCGGCGAGCGGCAGAGCGCGCGCTCGGGCCGCTGCCCGGGGAACTGGCCCGAGCGCTGGGCGGCCGACCCGTCGCGAGCGGATCCATCGCCTGCGTCTACCGTGCCGAGCTGGATGGTCTCGCGGTGGCCGTCAAAGTGCGCCGCCCCGGGATCGAGCGTGCCATGTCAGCCGACATCGGGATCGTCAAGGCTCTGATGCGGGTGCTCGGCAGGCTCCCGCCGCTGCTGCGAGTGCCGCTCGACGACATCGCGGAGCAGCTGGGGGAATGCCTGATCCGCCAGTTTGACCTGGTCTCGGAGCGGGTCCACCTTGAACGTCTTCGCCGGGACCTCGCGGATCTTCCTGAGGTCGTGGTACCGGCGACCGTTCCGGAATGGTGCGGCGACGGTGTCATCACCATGGAATTCATCGATGGACTCGACCGCACGATGACCGACCGCCTGCCGGCCACGGTTCGCGAGACGGGAATGGCGGTGCTGGTCCGGGCCGTGTACCGGATGCTCTTCCTGCATGGCTTCATCCACGTCGACCTGCACCAGGGCAACGCGTACATCAGACGGGACGGCTCGGTGATTGTGCTGGACGCCGGGTTCACCTACCAGATGACCCCTGACGCGCGGCTGAAGTTCACCGAGTTCTTCGCGGGCATGGTGCAGGGGCGTGGCGACGAATGTGCCGAGATCTTGTTGTCCACGGTTCGTAAGGTCGCATCCGGCGCTGATGTCGCGGGATTCAGGCGCGACGTCTCCGAGCTGATCGCCCGCAGTGCGGGATTGGTGGCCGACCGCTTCAGCCTCTCCTCCTTCTCCGTGGAGCTGTTCGACCTCCAGCGCCGGCACGGCCATTTCGCCGACCCCCAGTTCGTCTTTCCGTTGCTGTGCCTGCTCGCCGTGGAAGGTGCGGTCAAACGACACCATCCACTTATGGATTTTCAACTGGAAGCGGCGCCGTACCTCATGCACGGCCTATTGACAGAGCCGTCCCTCGACTGAACTATATAATTATAAAGTACCGTTTGATCATGTTTGACCGGTACGTCACCTGACAGGCCGTCCGGGCGATGTCACGCCCGGCCCGACGTGTCGCGGATCACCAAGGAGATCACCGTGCGACAGTGCCTGAACGAACGGCAGCGAGGCTTCCTGAGCCTCGCCGAAAAGGTCGCCCCCGCGCTGACCGAACGCGCTGTCAAGAACGACCGGGACAACGTCTTCCCTTACGACAACTACGCCGACCTCCGCGCGGCCGGGCTGATGCGGCTGACGGTGCCGGAAACCCTCGGAGGGCTGGGCGCCGAGCAGGGAGAGATGTTGCTGGTCCTGGAACGGCTGGCACAGGCCGACGGCGCGACGGCATTGGCCTACGCCATGCACGCGGCGCCGCTCGGCTCTTGGGCCGCCGTATGGCGGCAGACCGGAAACCCCATGCTGGAGCATGTTCTCGGGATCGCCGGTCGCGATGGTCTCGTGCTGGCGGCCATCTCCAGCGAGATCGGCGTCTCCAATCTGTTCCTCGACGCCCGTACCAAGGCCGAGCGGGTCCCCGGCGGCTTCCTCATCAACGGGAGGAAGAACTTCGCCACGAACAGCGCGGTCGCCACTCACTGCGCGACGACGGCACACTATGACGACCCCGAACTGGGCCCGCGGTTGTTCGTGGTCTTCGTCGACATGTCGGACCCGGCGGTGACCGTTCACCAGACCTGGGACACGCTCGGCATGCGGGCCACCCAGAGCAACGACGTGGTCTTCGAGGACCTGTTCGTGCCCGAACAGGCAGTGGTGCAGTCGGTACCGATCGGCCACTTCGACGCCGGGATCCTGGAGACGATCATCTGCTGGCAGGCCCCCTCGTTCGGCGCGGTGTACACCGGAGTCGCGGCCGCCGGCCTGGAGTGGGTGATCGACGTGGTACGGCGCCGCGGGTTGACCAGGGACACGCGGGTGCAGGACGCCATCGCCGATTGCGAGATCCTCCTCGAGATCAACCGCAGTGTGCTGCACCGGCACGCGGAGGAGTTCGTCAGCAGGCGGCTGGTCGAGCAGCTCGGGGTGCAGGAGGGTCTGGCCCGCTGCGCCTTCGTCAAGAACACCTGCACGAACAACGCAGTCGCGATCTACCGCCGCCTCGTGGACGTATTGGGTGGCGCCGCGTATACCCGCACCCAGCCCTTCGAGCGCTTGTGGCGGGATGTCCAGGCCGGGCTCATCATGCCGATCTCCAATCTCATGGCCAACGAGCTCATCGGCGCCACCGCGCTCGGCGTCTCCGTACGTCCCGTCGCGGGCGCGGACGCCGCCGGACCCGCACTCGCCACGACGGGAAGTGCCGGCTGATGCGACTCCCCAAAGCCGCGCTCCTGCTGGTGTCGGCCGTGCTCGTCATGACCGGCGGCTGCGGCGCCCAGCGGACCGCCGACGAACCCCTCCACGTCGGCGTCATCCCCAACATCTCGCCCGACCAGCAGCGCGCCCACTACGAGCCGTTCCGTGCCTATCTCGAGGGCCGGCTCCAGCGGAAGGTGGAGTTGTTCGTCGCCGCGGACTACGCCGGCGTGGTGACCGCCCTCACGGCCAAGAAGATCGACCTGGCCTATCTCGGCGGTCTCTCCTACGTGCAGGCACGGGAAAAGTCCGCGGTCACACCGCTGGTGTCCGAGGTCGACCAGGAGACGGGCACTCCTGAGTACCTGGCCGCCATCGTGGTCCCGAAGGATTCCTCCGCGCGCTCGGTCCGGGACGTGGTCGCTCGTGGCAGCCGCTTCGCCTTCGGCGACGTCAGCTCGACCTCGGGCAGCCTGTACCCGCGCGCGATGATCGTCGAGGCTGGGGCCCGCTGCGAACCGGGCGACCTGACCCGGTGTCCGCCGCTGAAGAGCGTGCGGTTCACCGGGGGCCATGACGCCACAGCCCGGGCCGTCTTGTCGGGCAGTGTGGACGCCGGAGGGATCGAGCTGCGCATCCTCCACCGCCTCGAGCGCCAGGGGACGGTCCCCAAGGGAGGCTTGCGGGTCGTCGGCACCCACAAGGTCATGGGGTACCCGTGGGTCGCCCGGGAGGGTTTGGACGGCAACATCCGCTCCGCCATCACGGACGCCTTCCTGGCGATCAAGGATGCGAAGCTGCTCGACCTGCTACGCGCCAAAGCGTACGTCCGTGTGTCGGGCGTGCATTACGCCGACGTGCGAACCAAGGCGGCGGAACTCGGGCTGCTCGCCGAACAGGGCAGGTAATGGGGCTGCTATGCGAATCGAACTGGCGGACGTCACGGTGCGCTTCGGTGACCAGACAGTGCTCGAGGACATTCACCTGACCGTGGCGGCGGGTGAACGGGTCGCCCTGCTCGGCCCGTCTGGAGCCGGTAAGACGACGCTCCTCAGAGTGATCGTCGGCGCCGTCCCGCCCGTCACCGGGTGGATCCGGGTCGACGGACTCGATCCCTTCGGATCCAGGTCCGAAGTGACCGCGCTGCGCCGATCCATCGGCTGCGTACGCCAGCGAGATGATCTCGTCCCCGGAATGACCGCCAGAACCAACATCCTGGCGGCGGCTGCCTACCAGTGGCGTCTGATCGACTGGCTCACGGTGCTGCGCGGAGCCGTGCCCCGCCGCTACGTCCGCCGTCTGACCGAGCTGGCCCGCCGGCACGAGATCGAGCAGCTGCTCCCTGCCAGTGTGGAGCGGCTCTCCGGAGGGCAACGGCAGCGCGTGGCACTGGTCCGGGCCCTGCTGACGGAGCCTCTCCTCCTGCTTGCCGACGAGGCGACATCTGGTCTCGACCCGGTCCGTGCGGCGGAGGTCATCGAACACCTGCTGCAAACCGAGGCCACCGTGGTGGCCACGACACACGACCTGGCCGTGGCCTCCTGCTTCGAACGCGTCGTGGCGCTCCGCCACGGCCGCGTGGTGTTCGACGGCGCCGTACCCGAAGCAGATGACCTCAGCCGGATCTACGGCAGAGCTCTCGTGGCGGAGCGGGTGACATGATGACCGAGCTTCCCCCGCGGCGGCGCGCGCTCCGCTGGACTTTAGCCATCGGCGCGGCCGTCATGGCGGGCTGGGCCATCAGCGGCACAGGCGTAGGGCCGGCGTCCCTCCTGGCCGGCAGGGAAGGCGCCGCCGACATCATCTCCGGGCTCTTTCCACCGGACCTCGACGGCGATCTGCTGTCACGCGTCGCCGTCGCGGCGCTGGAAACAGTGCAGATCTCAGTAGCGGCCATGGTGTTGAGCATGGCGATAGGCCTGCCCTTGGCGCTGCTGATCGCCGCCAATGTCGAGGCGCCACGATGGATATCCGGAGTCGCCCGGGGAACCGCCACGCTCCTGCGCAGCGTGCACGAGCTCCTCTGGGCGCTGCTGTTCGTGGCCGCGGTAGGGCTCGGGCCGGCCGCCGGTGTCTATGCGATCGGCCTTCACTCGGCAGGTGTGGTGGCCAAGCTCTGTTCGGAGCAGCTCGAGGCCGTCGACCGCGCGCCCGTGGAAACGATGAAACTGACCGGCGGCTCTCGCCTGACGTGCGCGCTGCTGGGAATTCTGCCTCAGGCCCGGGCCAACATCGCCTCCCAGCTCCTCTACCAATGGGAGTGCGCGATCAGAAGCTCGATCGTCATCGGCTTCGTCGGAGCCGGCGGCATCGGGCAGGCGCTGGCCATCGCGCTCCGCCTGTTCCGCTATCAGGAGCTGGCGACCCTCATCGCTGCCGTCGCGATCCTCGTCGTGTGCGTGGACCGCATGTCCAAGTCCCTCCGGGGTCGCCTGGGCGCGACGACGCGCTGGATGGCGCCGGTTCGACCGTCCTATGAAAGGAGCACGCCGTGAAAGTCCTGTTCGTCCTGCATGACCCTCCTTACGGCACCGAGCGAACCTACAACGGCATCCGGTGGGCGCGCACCCTGCTCGACGAGGAGGAGAACGAGGTCAAGGTCTTCCTCTTCGGGGACGCCGTCGTTTCCGTGATGGCGGACCAGCGCACGCCCAACGGCTACTACAACGTCGGCTCGATGATCCGCACTCTGATCGACCGAGGGGCCGAGGTCGGGAGCTGCGGCACCTGCCTGGATGCCCGAGGCATCGACGAGTCCCGCGCGGCCAAGGGGCCCCATCGGTCATCCATGAAAGAGCTGTCCGGTTGGACGGCCTGGGCGGACAAGGTGATCAACGTTTGATCCGGGAGGGTCCATGCCTCGCAATGTTGTCGTCCTGGGTGCTGGAGTTGGCGGCCTGATCGCGGCGTCGCGGCTACGTGAGCTGCTGCCCCAGTCCGATCGTGTCGTCCTGGTCGATCGCTCGTTCGACGGGGCCCTCGGGCTGTCACTGCTGTGGGTCCTGCGGGGCTGGCGCACCGCCGAGTCGGTCAAAGTACGGCCGACGGAATCCGCGCTGCGCGGCGTTGAGATGCTGAAGGCGGAGGTTCAGGCCATCGACCTCGATCGCCGCTCGGTGGTCGTGGAAGGTGGCGAGCTGAGCTACGACGCGCTGGTCATCGCTTTGGGGGCGGCGCTCGATACGGGAAGCACGCCGGGATTGGACGCTGCGATCGCCGCCGGCGTCGCGACGGAGTTCTACACGCTGGAGGGAGCCGGCGCGACCCATGAGCGGGCACGGAAGCTGAACCACGGCCGAGTGGCGTTCCTAGTGGCAGGAGTGCCGTTCAAGTGCCCGGCGGCTCCGTTCGAGGCTGCCCTGCTCGCAGCCGACATGCTGCGCTCACGTGGCATCCCCGACCGGATCCAGATCGATGCCTTCACGCCCGACCCCCTGCCGATGCCTGTTGCCGGACCCGAAGTCGGCAAGGCCTTGGTGGGGATGCTCGAGCAACACAACATCGGATTCCACCCGAACAAGATGATCGACCACATAGTGCCGGAGAGACGGCAACTGGTCTTCTCCGACGGCAGTCGCGAGACGTTCGAGCACCTCGCCGTCGTCCCGGCACATCGACCGCCGGCGCCCGTGGCCTCGAGTTTCGGTGGCTGGATCCCGGTGGACCCGCACACGCTCGTCAGCGAGGCCGACGGGGTCTGGGCCGTCGGCGACGTCACACTCCTGAAGCTCCCGAACGGCAAGCCGCTGCCCAAGGCGGCGGTCTTCGCGGAAGGCGAGGCGGAGACGGTCGCGATAGAGGTCGCACGTTTTCTGGGAATGGAGGGCCCCGATTCCTCTTTCTCGGGATACGGCTCGTGCTATATCGAGCTCGGCGGACACTGCGCCGCCAAAGGTGAGGGGCGGTTCTTCCACGAGCCGGCACCCGAGGTGACCCTCTATTCTCCCTCGCCCGACTTCCATCGGGAAAAGGTCGCGCAAGAAACCGACTGGCTCAAGCGATGGAATTCATGAATCGCCGAAAACTATATGTAGCTCAAGCACACCACTAGAGATAGGTCGACAGAGGAGAGACCATGCCCCACATCGCGATCCAACCCGAGATGGCGCCCGGCACGCCCGGCCTGTTCCAGTACCGGCCGGAGACGGGGCGCCCGCTCGCGGAGTTGGCCGAGACCCTGCTCCGCAACCCGCACTCGATGAGCCGGGCGGACCGGGAGCTCATCGCCACCTACGTCTCGGCGCTGAACGAGTCCAAGTTCTGCTACTCGACACACCGGGAGGTCAGCGGCGCCCAGTACGACGAGGGCCGCCTGCTGGTCGACAAGGTCATGAACGACCCCGACAGCGCCCCGATCCCGGAGAAGCTCAAGAAGCTGTTGAAGATCGCCGGAGCGGTCCAGCGGAGCGGTAACGCGGTCACGGAGGAACTCGTCACGGACGCCCGTAACGCGGGCGCGACGGACGTCGAGATCCACGACACCGTGCTCATCGCCGCGGCGTTCTGCATGTTCAACCGGTACTGCGACGGTCTCGGCGCCTACACCCCCGAAGACCCCGAGGCCTACGTGGGCATGGCCGAGATGATCCTCAACGGCGGCTACCGGATGTGCGTCACAGGCCACTAGCACACAAGCGCCCAGTCCCGGGTCCGCGATGGGCGAGCCCGGGACTGGAGCATGGGATCGGTGAACATGCGATACGTACTGCTCTATTGCGGCGGCGATGATGCCGAGCCAATGAATGACGAGACCAGGGATCTCCTCGATCGGTGGTTCGCCAAATACCACTCCAACATCGTGCACAGCCGACGGCTGAAACCCGCGGAGACCGCGACCACAGTCGACGTGAGCTTCAGCCCGGATCCCGTGATGTGGGACAGGCCGTTCGCCACGCCGGCGCTCAGCGGGTACATCGAGGTCGAGGCGGCCGACCTCGACGAGGTGCTGCGCATGGTGCGAACGTGGCCGGGCTCGCCGACCGTGGAGATCCGCCCGATCGTCAGCGCATCGACGCCATCGCCTTGATCACTCGCTCCACCTCGTCCGGACTGGTAACGATGCTCGGCCCGAACCGGACGAAGGACTCACGGTACGGCGTCGAACCCGCCGAGATCGCGTGCTTGGTGAGAAGCCGCTGGACGACGGCGTCCGGCTCCATGCCGTTGACCGCGCAGCAGATGACTCCGGCCGATAGCTCCGGAGACGTGGGCGTCACGAGACGGACGTTGGGCAGCTTGGCGAGCCCTTCCTTGAGCTGGACGGCTTGGGACCTGATCCGCTCCGCGACGGCCGCCTTGCCGATGGACTCGTGGAAGGCGACGGCCTGCGGTACGGCCCAGCGGTTCTCGAACGAGTGGTAGCCGCCCGGAGTATTGAGGTCGGCCGGCGGGCCGGGGGTTCCCGTCCAGGCCTGCCGGGAGAAACTCGGGATCACCGGTCGAAGCAACGGCCAAGCATCCGTTCTCGCCCAGACGAATCCGGTGCCTCGCGGGCCGAACAGCCACTTGTGCGTGGCCGTGATGAAGACATCGGCCCCCAAGTCGCTCATGGAGGCGTTCTCCGCGGCAAAACCGTGGACACCGTCGACCACGATCAGGACCCGTCGGCTCGGGCCGCGCCGGGCGTTGATCTCCTTCACCGCCTGGCTGATCTGCGACAGCGGCAACTTGACGCCGGTGCTCGAGTGAACCCAGGTCAGGGCGAGCACCCTGGTCCTGGGGGTGATCCGGCGAACGAGCCTGTTCACGATCTCGTCGGCGGAGGCCGTGGCGGGATTCTCGTACAGCCGCACCCTGTGGATCACGATGCCGTCGGTCTCCGCGCGCAACCGCAGCGCCTCGTGGCACGAGTAGAAGTCGTGCTCGGTGGTGATCACCTCTTCGCCGGCCTTCAACCGCAGGCCGCCATAGACCAGGCCGAGCCCCATGGTGGTGCTGTCGGTCAGCGCCACCTCCTGCGGCTGGGCCCCGATGTACCCGGCGATCGCCTTGCGCGTGTCGTCGCTGCGCTCCAGGTCGTAGAAGCCGATCCCGTAGTCCTGAGGTCGGCTGTCCAGTGCGTCTCGGTACTGCGTGATGGCGTCCCGTACGGGAGCCGGATGCGCGGCCAGCATGAACGCGGCGAAGTGCGCGTAGCGCGAGGTGAGCGAGAACTGGGCACGGACCGAGCCCCAGTTCCGAGGGTCGAAGGCCGGGCCGGGCGCTCGCCGGGTGGCCTCCCCCGCGCAGCCCGCGGACATCGCGGCGACGCCGGCCATGAGGACGGCGCGTCGTCCCAAGCCTGCCGAAGCGTAGTCGAGGGGATTGCTCTGGATCTCCTGGTCTGCCACGACGCCTCCTCGGTAACACGAAGCCTCTTCCCACTATATATTTTTAAATCTACATGGCCATCTGTGTCGCGCCGCAGTCTCCGAAGGTGGTATCGGAGGTGCTCCCTTCGATACCTGACAGGCTTCTTCGATAGGAGCAGTTGAATGCTTGTCAGCGCCGCTCATAACATCCAGGCGAAGGGACAGGTAATGGCTCGATTTATCCAGAAGAGAAAAGCCCGGAGCAGCAAGAAGAATCCTCACTTGCCGACGCTCGACCTGCGCACACCGTCAGGCCGGACGCTGCCGTTCTAGGCAACACATCGGATCCGCTGACCCTGAGAGATTTGCCATGAGAGCGCGAATGATCCGTCGAATGCTCGCCATCGGCCCTCGCAAGCTCGCCCTCGAGGGCCGCTGTCATCCAGCCGAGGCACCCGAGACTCAACGCGCTCTCGAGGAGGTGGTGAAGGCCTTCGCGGTCGGCTACAACACGGCCCTAGCAGGTCCGACCGGTGAGCTCACTTTCCCTGATCTCCCACGGGAGCTGCGCGGATTCGCCTTCGAGGGCGCCGCGATGAGCACCGCGCTGGTCGACCAGCTCACGATGGGAGGCGGTCGCGGCCTTCGAGAGCTCGCCGCCGGCGCAGGGGAACGGTACATACATCTGATTCACGTAGGGGCGGGCTGGGCGTACGCGCGCCTGCGGCGGCGTCCTTGGGCGGGTACGGAGTTCGCTCATCCCCTGCTGGGCTGGCTCGCGTGGGACGGCTGGGGCTTCCACCAGGCATTCTTCCACCCGCAGGCGGTCTTCGTCAGGCAGGCGGTCGAACGCCGCGGACGAGGCTCCGTCCAGCCCATCCGCGACCAGGGGGCCGGCCGGGCGTTGTGGTTCTACGCCGGGGCGAACGTGGCGCGGATCGCCGGCATCATCGGCGGTTTCCCGGCCGGGCGCCGACGCGACCTATGGGCGGGGATCGGGCTGGCCGCCGCGTACACCGGAGCGCGGCAGGGACCCGCCGTCGATGAGTTGCTCACGGCCGCCGATGGATACCGGGACCACCTGGCGCAAGGAGCCGCGTTCGCGGCCAAAGCCCGGGTCCTGTCGGGAGTGATGCCGTCCGGCTGCGCGGCGGCCGTCGAAGCGATCACTGGAGTCGACGCCGAGACCGCGGCCGACTGGACCGACGGCGCGCTGAGCCACGCCATCCGGTTCCCCGACTCGCCCGACGCGTATGAGATGTGGCGGGCGGGCATTCGTGATGCCTGGAACCTGAGGGCTCACGGGGTGGCCTCATGATGCGGCGGCTACGGCCCTGGACGGCCCGGTTGTGCTGCATCGTCCTGCTGATCACCGCATGGGTCGCCGCCCGGCCGCCGTCCGGTTCCGCCGCGGAGCTGGACGAGCTGGCACAGCGGTTCAGTTTCAGCCGGCAACCCCTCAACGCCGCGACCGCCGGCCGTGACGTCCGGATCGTCGCGCCTGCCTTCGAGCACATCAAGGGGTGGATCTCAGCCGTGGGAGCGAGCGTCGGCCTGGCCGACCTCGACGGTAACGGCCTGGCCGACGACGTCTGCCTGATCGATCCCCGGGACGATTCGGTCACTGTCGGCCCGCTGCCCGGCACGGGCGCCAGATACAGCGCTCTGCGGCTCACCCCGGCGCCTCTCGCGTTCGACGCGACCATGGCTCCGACAGGGTGCGTCCCCGCCGACTACAACGAAGACGGCCTCCATGACCTCCTGGTCTACTACTGGGGCCGCTCTCCGGTGATCTTCCTCAAGACCGCGTCGGGGGCATACGTGCCGCGGGAGCTCGTGCAGCCGTACGAGGTGTGGAACACCAATGCGCTCTCCCTGGCGGACATCGACGGGGACGGCCACGTCGACATCGTCGTCGGCAACTTCTTTCCCGACGACGCTCGAGTCCTCGATCCGGAGGCGTACCAGGACGAGTTGCAGATGCAACGCTCGCTGTCCGACGCGCGCAACGGTGGCACGAACCGCATCCTGCTCTTCCGCTCCGCGCGAGCCGGTCAGGAACCGGCTGTGGAGTTCGCCCCTGTGGCCCAGCCTTTCCCGGGCGATCTCGCCAAGGCGTGGACTCTCGCCATCGGCGCTCAGGATCTGGACGCCGACGGGCGGCCGGAGCTCTACTTCGCCAACGATTTCGGCCCCGACTATCTGTTGCGCAACGTGTCCACGCCGGGTCAGGTCCGTCTGCAGGTCCTGCGCGGCCCACGCCATCTCACCACGCCGAAGTCCAAGGTGCTCGGCAACGACTCCTTCAAGGGCATGGGCGTGGCCTTCCCCGATCTGAACCTGGACGACGTGCCGGACATGGTGGTCAGCAACATCACGGAGAACTTCGCACTCCACGAGAGCAACTTCGCCTGGGTGAGTACCAGGAAACCCGTCATCACCGGTGACGTGGCCCAGTACGAAGACCAGAGCGAACCGCTCGGCATCTCCCGGTCAGGGTGGGGCTGGGATCTCAAGACCGGCGATTTCGCCGGCGACGGAGACGTGCAGATCGTCCAGACCACCGGCTTCGTCGCCGGCACCACCAACCGCTGGGCCAACCTCCAGGAACTCGCCATGGCCAACGACGACCTGCTGTCGAAGCCGGGCGCCTGGCCGCGATTCGCACCGGGAGATGATATCTCGGGCGACGACACGAATCCGTTCTTCGCCCGCGGCGCCGACGGACGCTTCCACGACATCGCCGCTCGCCTCGGCGTGTCGGATCCGGGCCCCTCGCGGGCGATCGCCCTGTCGGACTTCGACCACGACGGCCGCCTCGACTTCGCCGTCGCCAACCAGTGGCGCCAGTCCTACGTGTACCGCAACACCCGTGCCACCAGCGCGCCCTTCCTCGGGCTGCGGCTCCTCACGCCCGCAACCGCGGGCCGCTGCACCGCACCGGCGGACGAGCTGCGGCCCGCGATCGGCGCCACGGCCCAGATTCTTTCCGGTGCCCGTGGTACCAGGTCAGGGCAGGTGTACCCGGCCAACGGACACGGCGGGGTCTCGGCGCCGGAGCTGCTCTTCGCGCTCCAGAACCCTCAGACCCCCGTGACCGCCAAACTCACCTGGCGCGATCCGTGCGGTGCCCGTCACGCCGCCAACGTCTCGCTCACGCCCGGCTGGCACACCCTGGCGCTGCTCGCGAACGGTTCCACTCAGGAGGTTAAGCCGTGACCGAATCCCCCGCACCGCGTGACAAGCGCGTCGCCGCCCTCCGCCGCTTCGCCGTCTCGATCACGGTGCTTACTGTGGTCGGGCACGCCGCGCTCGGCTTTGAGCAAGCGTTCATCACCCCGGTCGCGGCCGTGATCTGCGCGTACGTGCTGGAGCTCGGGCTCGAGGTCATCGACGCCCGGACCCGTCAGCGCCCCATGAAGTTCCAGCCGACGTGGCGCAGCATGATCGACTTCCTGCTGCCGGCGCACATCACCGGGCTGGCCTGCGCCATGCTGCTCTACGCCAACGACCGCGTGGAACCGATCCTGCTCGCCGTGACGATCGCGATCGCGTCCAAGTATCTGGTCCAGGTCCCGGTGGGCGGGCGGTTGCGCCACGTGCTCAATCCCTCGAACACCGGCATCGTCGTCGTCCTGCTCCTCTTCCCCTGGGTGGGAATCGCCCCGCCGTACCACTTCACCGAGTGGGTGAGCGGACCCGTGGACTGGCTGATACCTGCCGGGATCCTGATGGCCGGCACGATGTTGAACGCCAAGCTCACCGGCAAGATGCCGCTCATTCTGGGGTGGCTCGCCGGGTTCGTGGCACAGGCCGTGATCCGGAGCGGCATCGAGGGCACGCCCGTGCTGAGCGCGCTCCTGGTGATGAGCGGCACGGCCTTCATCCTCTTCACGAACTACATGATCACTGATCCTGGGACGACACCGGTCCGGCCCAGGAACCAGGTGTGGTTCG from Nonomuraea polychroma encodes the following:
- a CDS encoding ABC1 kinase family protein; translated protein: MRFRTAPFLVARAFRIVLWTVLAMARVVLVLALPSRRTRAERVASEVVRLAEKLQGAFIKVGQLLGTRADLVGTTMARALGALQDDVTPMRAVHARRAAERALGPLPGELARALGGRPVASGSIACVYRAELDGLAVAVKVRRPGIERAMSADIGIVKALMRVLGRLPPLLRVPLDDIAEQLGECLIRQFDLVSERVHLERLRRDLADLPEVVVPATVPEWCGDGVITMEFIDGLDRTMTDRLPATVRETGMAVLVRAVYRMLFLHGFIHVDLHQGNAYIRRDGSVIVLDAGFTYQMTPDARLKFTEFFAGMVQGRGDECAEILLSTVRKVASGADVAGFRRDVSELIARSAGLVADRFSLSSFSVELFDLQRRHGHFADPQFVFPLLCLLAVEGAVKRHHPLMDFQLEAAPYLMHGLLTEPSLD
- a CDS encoding acyl-CoA dehydrogenase family protein, producing MRQCLNERQRGFLSLAEKVAPALTERAVKNDRDNVFPYDNYADLRAAGLMRLTVPETLGGLGAEQGEMLLVLERLAQADGATALAYAMHAAPLGSWAAVWRQTGNPMLEHVLGIAGRDGLVLAAISSEIGVSNLFLDARTKAERVPGGFLINGRKNFATNSAVATHCATTAHYDDPELGPRLFVVFVDMSDPAVTVHQTWDTLGMRATQSNDVVFEDLFVPEQAVVQSVPIGHFDAGILETIICWQAPSFGAVYTGVAAAGLEWVIDVVRRRGLTRDTRVQDAIADCEILLEINRSVLHRHAEEFVSRRLVEQLGVQEGLARCAFVKNTCTNNAVAIYRRLVDVLGGAAYTRTQPFERLWRDVQAGLIMPISNLMANELIGATALGVSVRPVAGADAAGPALATTGSAG
- the phnD gene encoding phosphate/phosphite/phosphonate ABC transporter substrate-binding protein — encoded protein: MRLPKAALLLVSAVLVMTGGCGAQRTADEPLHVGVIPNISPDQQRAHYEPFRAYLEGRLQRKVELFVAADYAGVVTALTAKKIDLAYLGGLSYVQAREKSAVTPLVSEVDQETGTPEYLAAIVVPKDSSARSVRDVVARGSRFAFGDVSSTSGSLYPRAMIVEAGARCEPGDLTRCPPLKSVRFTGGHDATARAVLSGSVDAGGIELRILHRLERQGTVPKGGLRVVGTHKVMGYPWVAREGLDGNIRSAITDAFLAIKDAKLLDLLRAKAYVRVSGVHYADVRTKAAELGLLAEQGR
- a CDS encoding ATP-binding cassette domain-containing protein → MRIELADVTVRFGDQTVLEDIHLTVAAGERVALLGPSGAGKTTLLRVIVGAVPPVTGWIRVDGLDPFGSRSEVTALRRSIGCVRQRDDLVPGMTARTNILAAAAYQWRLIDWLTVLRGAVPRRYVRRLTELARRHEIEQLLPASVERLSGGQRQRVALVRALLTEPLLLLADEATSGLDPVRAAEVIEHLLQTEATVVATTHDLAVASCFERVVALRHGRVVFDGAVPEADDLSRIYGRALVAERVT
- the phnE gene encoding phosphonate ABC transporter, permease protein PhnE, producing the protein MTELPPRRRALRWTLAIGAAVMAGWAISGTGVGPASLLAGREGAADIISGLFPPDLDGDLLSRVAVAALETVQISVAAMVLSMAIGLPLALLIAANVEAPRWISGVARGTATLLRSVHELLWALLFVAAVGLGPAAGVYAIGLHSAGVVAKLCSEQLEAVDRAPVETMKLTGGSRLTCALLGILPQARANIASQLLYQWECAIRSSIVIGFVGAGGIGQALAIALRLFRYQELATLIAAVAILVVCVDRMSKSLRGRLGATTRWMAPVRPSYERSTP
- a CDS encoding DsrE/DsrF/TusD sulfur relay family protein, with translation MKVLFVLHDPPYGTERTYNGIRWARTLLDEEENEVKVFLFGDAVVSVMADQRTPNGYYNVGSMIRTLIDRGAEVGSCGTCLDARGIDESRAAKGPHRSSMKELSGWTAWADKVINV
- a CDS encoding NAD(P)/FAD-dependent oxidoreductase; its protein translation is MPRNVVVLGAGVGGLIAASRLRELLPQSDRVVLVDRSFDGALGLSLLWVLRGWRTAESVKVRPTESALRGVEMLKAEVQAIDLDRRSVVVEGGELSYDALVIALGAALDTGSTPGLDAAIAAGVATEFYTLEGAGATHERARKLNHGRVAFLVAGVPFKCPAAPFEAALLAADMLRSRGIPDRIQIDAFTPDPLPMPVAGPEVGKALVGMLEQHNIGFHPNKMIDHIVPERRQLVFSDGSRETFEHLAVVPAHRPPAPVASSFGGWIPVDPHTLVSEADGVWAVGDVTLLKLPNGKPLPKAAVFAEGEAETVAIEVARFLGMEGPDSSFSGYGSCYIELGGHCAAKGEGRFFHEPAPEVTLYSPSPDFHREKVAQETDWLKRWNS